One part of the Eubalaena glacialis isolate mEubGla1 chromosome 19, mEubGla1.1.hap2.+ XY, whole genome shotgun sequence genome encodes these proteins:
- the LOC133080791 gene encoding transcription factor Sp6-like, with product MIPIRDKCHAHCYSSRVTCEDLESDSPLAPGPSSKLLQPDVSHHYESWFRPTRPGTEEGSWWDLHPGTSWMDLPHTQGALTSPGHPGALQAGLGGYVGDHQLCAQPPHPHPHPHHLLPAAGGQHLLGPPDGAKALEAAAPESQGLDTSLDGAARPKGSRRSAPRSSGQTVCRCPNCLEAERLGAPCGPDGGKKKHLHNCHIPGCGKAYAKTSHLKAHLRWHSGDRPFVCNWLFCGKRFTRSDELQRRLQTHTGTKKFPCAVCSRVFMRSDHLAKHMKTHEGAKEEAAGAAAGEGKAGGAEPPGGKGKREAEGSAAPCS from the exons ATGATCCCTATCAGGGACAAG tgccatGCCCACTGTTACTCCTCTCGGGTAACCTGCGAGGACCTGGAAAGCGACAGTCCCTTGGCCCCGGGACCCTCTTCCAAGCTCCTGCAGCCGGACGTGTCACACCATTACGAATCGTGGTTCCGGCCGACACGCCCAGGCACCGAGGAGGGCTCGTGGTGGGACCTTCATCCGGGTACCAGCTGGATGGACCTCCCCCACACTCAGGGCGCGCTGACCTCACCTGGCCACCCCGGGGCGCTTCAGGCTGGCTTGGGGGGCTACGTCGGAGACCACCAGCTTTGTGCCCAGCCGCCCCACCCACACCCGCACCcgcaccacctcctcccagccgccGGAGGGCAGCACCTCCTCGGGCCTCCCGACGGGGCGAAGGCCTTGGAAGCAGCCGCCCCGGAATCCCAGGGGCTGGATACCAGTCTGGATGGGGCGGCCCGGCCCAAAGGCTCCCGGCGGTCAGCGCCCCGCAGCTCAGGCCAGACCGTGTGCCGCTGCCCCAACTGCCTGGAGGCGGAGCGACTGGGGGCTCCGTGCGGGCCCGATGGGGGCAAGAAGAAGCATTTGCACAATTGCCACATCCCGGGCTGTGGGAAAGCCTACGCCAAGACATCGCACCTGAAGGCACACTTGCGCTGGCACAGCGGCGACCGCCCCTTCGTGTGCAACTGGCTCTTCTGCGGCAAGCGCTTCACGCGCTCCGACGAGCTGCAGCGCCGCCTCCAGACCCACACCGGCACCAAGAAGTTCCCCTGCGCAGTCTGCAGCCGAGTCTTCATGCGCAGCGACCACCTGGCCAAACACATGAAAACCCACGAGGGCGCCAAAGAGGAGGctgccggggcggcggcgggagaGGGCAAGGCCGGCGGAGCGGAGCCCCCCGGGGGCAAAGGCAAGCGCGAGGCCGAGGGCAGCGCGGCTCCCTGCAGCTGA